The Lonchura striata isolate bLonStr1 chromosome 16, bLonStr1.mat, whole genome shotgun sequence genome contains the following window.
agtatttatatatatataacagtTCTTTCCAGTCAAGACAGCAtatctgtgtgtatatatatgtataaatacatatattcaGCAAATTACCAGATTTACCTCAGttgttcacaaaaaaaaatgttaccaAGTTCTGCAGCTGTCAGCTCACTTCCTTCCCAAAACCCTCTGCAACCAACTCTTTTCCAGATCTCTCTCTGTCAATAATAGCTCAGTGCTGCCTTTTGGCTTCTGTAGCCTCCAGATATAACAAAGGAGAGTCCACACATGTCAGGGTGGCCACATCTATATATACATGCACAGACCCCAGCTTTGTGTGCCAGGTTCAGGAAATGCAGAACAAAGCTGCAGGAGGACAGCAAGCTTCACCAGAAAGGTGATGCACCCTTGAGCATCCTTATACCTGCTGAAATGTCAGCTCCACCTGCAATGAGCATTAAAATTCTTACACATGTGGATTTTAAAACCAGGacttcaaaacaaaacccctcTCCTCATTCCAACGCTGTTTCAGAATTCTAGGGCAACTTTTCTTATATGTTTGGATTACTTTTACCTTTGCCTTATATCCCATTTTCTACACTGTCAGAGCATCAGTCCCCTTGGACTCAGATCCTATTTCATGTTGATTCTTGTTCTCTTCTTTTACTTCTTTAGAgttcttctcctgctcctcagctTCTGCTTTAACTACCTCTGAATTCTGTTCTTCTGTCACACTTGATGGGTTTTGTTGTGCATCTTCTTTGTTGCTCTTCACCACCTCCTGTAGATTGTATTTTCTGAACAGAACATAGTCCCTCACCACACTTAAGCAACACACggtttttattatttccacCACAATTGTGTATTGTGGATTATTAAGATCAACCTTGTTTTCTGGATTGAGGCTGCCCACAATTCCTGTAAAAGAAGATGCAATTTAAAAGATGCTGGGAAAACTCATTTAAGAGCATAAGCATGTCTTGTTTCTCAGTAATTGCAGTGAgataatttttcagttacttCAGTCCTACTGGTACATTCTGAGAGTCCTGCTCTGTTCCTCTATTTTAAgcaattacaaaaataattggCTATAACTGAGGGGGATCTTGCCTCTTCTCTCTTAATTTTTATCTATTCAATAAAATACTCAAGTAAGGTGGAGCTTTTATATGAGTCAAATATCAAACAGAAATAGCAACATTATTATTTCAACACAGCATACCAAAGCCTAATAGCAGTCACTTCAAAGCACATATAACTGATACTGCAAATTATATTCAACATTGTTCTCTCTTCTGCTTACAGTCTCTTAAGACATCAACACCAACAAGGAATACTGATGTCAAgctttttttaattctcagaCAAGCTTTTAGGATTCAACATAGACGTTTTAAGCAAAAAATGTGTATGTCCATTATGACCCCTTTTATTAGTCCGCCCCATGTTGTGCATGCAAACTTGTTCTGTGTGAAATCCATACATACCTGCCAGTTCCTTAATTACTTCTTCCCTACTCATGTGGCTGTTATTACGAGCTTTGTAAACAATCTGATAAGTACCCTTGTTAGGGGCTTTAAACCAAGGCTCAAAAAAcgtttctgtatattttttcaTATCTTCCATAAAAGCTTTGCAAGTTCCAGAAATGGGCAGCATGCGTAGAATGactcttgttttcttctttttagtgGTGTGCATATCTTTTAGTATATGGTGCACCAGGTTCTCAGGTTCTACAAGAAAAACAGTTGGGTATGAGCAACAAATTGAAGGCATTATCTCTCTTTTTCCCAATCTACATAATAAGCTGGGAACTTGGCTGCACTGCTGTCAGCCTCAAATCCTTTTTAAGTAAAGCATTGTTTTAGAATACCAAAACTAGAGAATCAAAGTGTTTCATCAAAGCAGTTTCCTCTACCTTTAGCTTCCTCACTAACAACAATATTCAGTGGCACAGCCAAAAGGAAGGGTATTTGTTTGATACACACGTGTCACTTGGAAGCCACACTGTGGCCTTTTACTAACAGTGCTGAGAGCAGTTTGCATTACTCGGTATCCGCTCAAGTCCCACCTATGCCCTGGGTTCTGATGAAGACCACGTTGTTGGCACCGCTCTCCACCGACTGGAACCGCCGCAGCTTCTGCTCCGTCGAGGCACGGATCTGGCCAACCTCCTTCTTCAGGGCTGCCTCCAcatcatcttcatcctcctccctgTCGCTTCCAGACAGCCTCTCCTCGTGATCTGAAAACTTCACACAGCAGCACTGGTCGGTGAGCAGCCGTGCCCAGCTCACGGCCCGCGCTGGGCCCGCCacccggggcacggcccgggctGGGatccggcgggcggcggggctgagggggCTCACCCGGGACACTCGGGGCCGTGCCGCACACCCGCGGCGGGAGCCGAGGCCTCGGGGTGCGGCCCCCCCGCCCCGagcgccgccggcccggccgcaCGCACCTGCTCGGGCCCGTAGAGCAGGTCCCCGTACTCGCCGAGCAGGCTGTAGGCCTCCCCCACGCACTTGCGCTCGTTCATGTTGCAGGTGATGAGGATGCCGCGCATGCCGGCCTCCAGCTgccgcccggcgccgcggggccgctTGGCCCGGCCGGCCCCCGCCGCGAAGTGTCCCTTGGGCCGCCGCTTCCGCGCCGCCGCCTCGGCCGCCGCCATCGGGCAGCTCCGCCAGCGCCGCCGCGGAGGCGtcagcgccgcgcccgccccgcgcccggccgGCACAGCGCCGCGCCTGGAGCGGcggcccgccgccggggccgagCCGCGGGCACCGAGC
Protein-coding sequences here:
- the THUMPD1 gene encoding THUMP domain-containing protein 1, with product MAAAEAAARKRRPKGHFAAGAGRAKRPRGAGRQLEAGMRGILITCNMNERKCVGEAYSLLGEYGDLLYGPEQFSDHEERLSGSDREEDEDDVEAALKKEVGQIRASTEQKLRRFQSVESGANNVVFIRTQGIEPENLVHHILKDMHTTKKKKTRVILRMLPISGTCKAFMEDMKKYTETFFEPWFKAPNKGTYQIVYKARNNSHMSREEVIKELAGIVGSLNPENKVDLNNPQYTIVVEIIKTVCCLSVVRDYVLFRKYNLQEVVKSNKEDAQQNPSSVTEEQNSEVVKAEAEEQEKNSKEVKEENKNQHEIGSESKGTDALTV